The Megalobrama amblycephala isolate DHTTF-2021 linkage group LG8, ASM1881202v1, whole genome shotgun sequence region ATTTTACACCGATTTTTTGCTGCATGGGGAAGGAAAAAAATCAACCTCCTTTCACTGCTTTAAGTCTGCATAATCAAAGCATGTAAATTTCCTGCTttgcaaccactcagaacaccctgaATAAGCAATGTGCTAAAATGGTTTTCATGTCAGACAGGTTTTCAAACGCTTACTCGGTTATTCTGCAATGTTGCCATGAATGAGATATTAGATGACGCTTTTGGGTAACAAGCTTAATATTCATGATCTCTGCCCTTTCCACAAACCATAAATAACATTACTCTACTGATTAAAACTCATGCGAGCTTCATACTTCCCACAGTCCAGAACCAGTTCTTCAGCTCACGGTAAGTCGAAGTAGGTTTAGCTAGGTGTAATTTGAATTACAATTTGAGGGGGGAAATACTGTTTATTATATAAGCTCCTAGCAAGTGTTAACCTGTTAACTAAGTCATGGtgatttttagtgattttatcATCTGTTTGGTCTACATACAATACATGCCCTTTTTAACCACTGTCCTGTTTTCTCTCCCAGAAATGAACTCAACAGTCTGGATTGTGGATAGCTATGAAGAAGCTCTTGCCAAAAACATTGTGATTGTTTGTCTTGGTTTTATCATTAATTGCATCAACGGAATGTTAgtagtgacttttttttctaatctaATGTTTTCAAGAGACTCCagatacattttatacattcaCCTGGTAATCAATGACATGCTCATGATATTTGTATCAGTGACTTTATATGTGTTGTCCTACGCTTCACCACTTGTTAATGTTTCGTGGTGTTGCATATTGATGGCTCTTGGTGCAACCACCTTTATGATCACTCCTTTGAATCTGGCTGGTATGGCCATTGAAAGGTTCATTGCGATCTGTAAACCACTGCATCACTCTCAGATTTGCACTCCACAAAGGACCTTCATCTTCATATGTTTGCTATGGGTTTTAGGTGCTATGCCTTCTCTAGTAgatatcattattttattttcagttcaGCCCATATCTTTCTTCAGGTCTCTTATACTTTGCTACTCATTCAATTTGTTTCCTTCCAAAGCCCACCGGGACAACACCACTGCTTCACAAGTCATCTATATGTCTTTGGTGTGGATAATTCTCATTTATACTTATTGCAgagtcctgttcactgccagaAAGGCAGTTTTAAAGGGTTCAGCTAATAAGGCTCAGAGTACTATACTGTTGCATGGTATCCAGTTACTTCTTTGTATGCTTTCCTATATCACCCCTTTTATGTACTTAACTATTACTCCTTTTTTTCCTCATCACAGAACTAAGATCACTTTCTGTATTTATCTGCTCACAAATATTATGCCTAGATTACTGAGTCCTTTGATTTACGGGGTCCGAGACCAGAAGTTTGTGAAACAAATGAAGGACTATTTTACATGTAGAGTTATTATTGTAAAGATTGTGCCATCataattatctatctatctatctatagtctGTTAGTCAACATTGGAAATTCTGGTCATTTACAGTTTTCATGCTCAAGcttgttattgttgttattgttgtcaAGCTTGTGTTTCTTGCTATTTTGCTGCCTGTCCCTGTACCAGGGTTGCCAGGCAGGTCTGCGTaacaaaactagcccaatggcCATTCAAATATAGCCCAAAAGAAAGTCAATGGCTAAATCCCaaaataaaaactcaaaatatgcctctcccatatatattttacagtcaCTATTATGCAAATTGATCATAAACACAGCCCAAAGGCTCCCAGTGCCGAGGCATAATACAGGCCTAATATTTGCTTGTGCTGTCTTTCTGGCTAAATAGCATGTTTTGTTTAATGCAATTACTATACCTTTAAGTATGTTgtttaaaagtgtaaataatCCTATATTTTGAATGCCCCTGTAtatatgcattcattttttttttctttttcttctccatCTCATGTTGCATGAAACAATATGTTCCAGATcaattaatttgtaatttggGGGTTTGCTTTTGCAAAGTGATCTTTTGTGCAAAGTTAATTACATAACTGAAATAAAGGTAATAGCATAGTTAACAATTACTTGTTTGCATAGAATATATGAtgtatttatgttatttaagcACATAAAACCTTATCAGATTGACAGAATCTTACTTAAAGAACTGTACTTAAAAATGTTCTTATACTGaaaaatattctcattattAGTCGAATACATTTTACACATGGGTAAATccaattgtttaatttaaagCTCCTAACTTGTACTTGGCCTTATGAAAAAgtaacattgttttattaaacCAGTCCATAAAGTAACAACAGACTCCATATCACTGTTCGAGGCATACTGTTGAGAAAAAgggtttaataaatgtatataaattaattatttatatattgataTAATCGTAGAAATGTCTTTTTTGAAATCACAAACGATTGTGAATGGTCCTTCCAGGTAAGCGCAGCAAAAAATATCAACTGTCACGTGACAGCGTCGGCAGCGCTTTGGACAATAATTTACACCTGGTAAATGGCAGAGTGAAACTTTATCGACGAAAATACAATCTTATTCTTATCTGACCAATTTGAGACAAATGTCACATCGCTGAACCCTGTCACTTGTTTCTTGTTCAATTCTAGCCACATTCAGTTATTCAATGTTTTAGCAGCGCCGTCTTGTGGTTATTCTGAGGTTTCTTAATTGCTATGTTGACCTCACTTGAGGAATCTCATCGTGAAGTGACAGGAGCTTTCGAAGATACAATAAACAATTGATAATTCTCTTTTTAATCACTCAATATGGCCGAATGTGCGCGAGAGGCCGAGTTACAATGACAggaacagaaacagaaacagaaacgaAAGTGAAACCCTCTGAATCAAATGACTTTCTGTTTTGACAGAGCAACCAAACGCAAAACTCCGTTGAAAGGTAAATATCACTGAATATATTCCCTACTCGTTGATAATAGCTCGATATGGAATTATACATAATGAATTCGTCATTGGTCACATTGTTGCTAATTCATCCTTGAAAACTATCAGTGCATTTACACCCAGGTTATGAGCAGGTATATAAAAGACCCATCACTGCATGATGGACAACCACCATAGGAACAGTAATAATACTAACAGTACTTTTAGAATGTAACATACACCATGGTACGTGATTATGGAACCATATGAAGTACCATATCAGCGTCTGACACTATGACTACTGCTTTGTGAATAATACCACAGTGATTGATTTGTCATTCTTACAGAAAATGGCTCAGGCTGATATTGACGAGGGATTATATTCTCGACAGCTGTAAGTGTGCTTATATGACACATACAACTTATATTTCCTTATTTGTATCTTGGTTTCCCATATACCTTGATTTTTGTGTTTTCTGACTCTGTTATCTGTGGAATTTTACTTGAGTAATCaaactgaaatattaaataagtgCTCTTCAAAACTAAATGCTTGTATTACATatccaattaaaaaaaatgcattgtacTTCTTATCTAGTTTCATTTAGacattaaaaatgcacatttttgcaGGTCCCTCAGATTGTAAAAAAGACCagaaatgtgtttaatgatacatATGGATGCCTAATAGTAGGTTTACAAGCATGTAAAGCTGATATTTCTGTACATTCATTAGTTGTTCAGTTTGTTGTATCAGGTGTAATGTTGCCTAATTCGCCTTTGTGAGGACTTTTGAGGAAGTTACTTGCTTAGTTTGAGGAATTCCAGTTATGTATTTTCTGTTGGTTCCAAGTCATCAATGATTAATGAATAGTTAGGCCCATCCCAACTACTCTTCCTGGtatttttcacagaaaaaataagtaaaacaaAGTGAAATTTGCATTGTTGAAATAAGTTGCATGCTATTTAGTTTATTCgaattgaattaaaatatgctttttaaaaaagggaaaaaaaggaaaatgaagCCTGTTCAAGAGCATTTTCCACCAGTTCTCAGTTGTTTacttttatgtaaaaaatttCCCATACATTATTTAGATATGCAAAATATACATCATGGTAGTATTGGTTATATTTAATGTATGcttattttaatttagattgaaaatgttatttattttgtatattttaaatggcAACAGAggtcaaatgtttaaaatttatttCAGCATGTAGGgacattttactttatgcaCATTTActttatgcacatttttcatCTCACAACAGGTATGTGATTGACCATGATGCAATGCGTCGCATGGGAAAGGCTGATGTCCTTATTGCTGGAATGCGAGGTCTTGGCGTGGAAATTGCCAAGAATGTGATTCTGGCTGGAGTTCGATCAGTCACCGTTCAGGATGAGGGTGTGGTGGAGTGGAGAGATCTATCTTCTCAGGTAATGaccttttaatgcaattaaatgagtagttcatccaaaaactAAGTAGTCTGCCATCCTTTACTAACCAGGAAAGAAGATGCTTTAAAGATGCTCAGAGCTGCTGCTTTCTATGCAATGAAAATGAACAGTGAATCACGCATGTGTGCATTCAGACATGATACCTCAAGACACATCAAACATCATTGGTTTTTGTGTGTCATGTGACTAATCAATGTGTGGTgcatttgaatgttttgaattaTATGCAGGTGAGGTTTGAGAGCGTTCAAGTGCAAGGGTTTATTTTTAGCTTATGATGGCagaattcattttcatttcctgGAAAAGAGCCATTTAGTGTTCCAAACAAACAAGTCATACAGGACTGGAAAGGCTTGCATCAGTAAATGGTGAAATAATTAGCATTTTTGGGTTAataatttgcttttttttatttgcaaaaatgtaaatgaataatataGGTGATTAATATAGGGATCATTTATATAATCTCTTATGTCTTCAGTTTTACCTGAAAGAAGCTGATCTGGGTCAGAACAGGGCCTTGTGTTCTGAGAAGCAGCTCTCTAGTCTGAACGTCTATGTTCGAGTGTCTGCCTGGACTAACAAACTCAACGAGGACTTCCTCAGCAAGTTCCAGGTGAGTTATGATCCTGTCTCATATGTccgtgcaaaaaaaaaaaaaaatcttgttttttcttattttatgtttattacaaTAGGTGGTGGTGCTCACAAATTCACCTTTAGAAGAGCAGCTGCGTGTGGGAAAGTTTTGTCACTCAAACAATATAAAGTTTATTGTGGCTGACACCAGAGGACTTTGTGGGTAGGCTGCATTCTGTGAatcaataaaatgcatgaaaatgattaaattagTGCAAAATCATAATCTGATTTCTGTGTTTGGTTTGCAGGCAGTTGTTCTGCGACTTTGGCGAATCGTTTGAGGTCCAGGACACAAATGGAGAAACTCCAGTCTCAGCCATGATAGCTCATATCAGCAAGGTGACAggacaaaaaaatgcattttcactttcactttggtcctcttaaagggatactcaccctcaagtcattccAAATCTATAatactttctttcatcttcgatgaaatacaaatgaaaacatttttaatgaaatcagagagatttctgtccctccattgaaagtccgTTTCAGCaaaactttgacgcttcaaaatgTTGATAAAGACATAATAAAGAGAGTCGATATGAATCGAGCAGTTTAAtcaagcatgtttgagcttctgtttttgATTTGCTCGATGAATGTGTTTTGatcaatttttaaatataaacaaatgcctaaattaaatctgtccatcttaaagtgattgtgtctcttcagacgATTTGGATTAAAGTAGATTCATCTGTTTATTAggtttttatgaactttttgaagtgtctaAGTTTTGGGTGAATGAACTTTCAATTGAGGGACagacatttcattaaaaatatcttaaagtctTATGGATTATAAAACATGATGGTGAGAAATTGATggtagattttcatttttttctttttcaaaacaatttgcccaaaatgttttattttgtttatttattactaTTACAGTCTCAGTCATTACTTGACTCAGTAATTATTTTTTCTTACTTTACTATCCTTTAATTAATTTGAGctgaaaatgtaacattttccATCATAGGAGAATCCAGGCGTAGTGACATGCACAGATGAAGAGAGTCATGAGTTCACAGATGGCATGTTTGTGACTTTTTCTGAGGTTCAAGGCATGACCGAACTCAACAGTCATGGTCCCGTTGAGATCAAAGTGCGGGGTAGGTGTCATATGATATGTGGAAAATATCTATATGCTGATACTGGTGGATAGCATGCGGTTCATTTGATAACAAATATATATGCCAATGTTTTTAGACAACTACTCCTTCACTATTTGTGACACTTCAAACTTTTCCGAGTATGTGAAGGGTGGAGTGGCAACTGAAGTGAAACAGCCTGAAATCCTCCACTTTGTAAGTGTCACCTGGTATTGATTTATATTTAAGATGCTGTTATCATGATGTAGTGTGCTTTTGAAATCTGTAAGTATGTCAACTTACAGCATAATAGCAAGGCATCTCCTTGAGGTAATGTTTTAATGCTTGCAGAAACCTCTGAATGTGGCTCTGGATGAAGCGCTCACAAATCCTGAGCTTGTGGAGATGACAGACTATGGCAAGACACAAAGACACCTGTCTCTGCACCTGGCCTTCCAGGCCCTGCATAGATTTACTCAGAAATACAGCCGGACACCCCAACCTAGATCCCAGGTCAGTCATACCATGACACCTTCATgctgaaaatgtgttttaaagtaCACACATTGTATCAAAATTTTCCACAATGGGACTGTATTTTCAGTACATTGCGCAAAATATTATATAAGGTTTAAGAAAGTTAATATTACTGTTCTTTTCTGGAAAAACTGACCCTTTGTTAATTATTGATATATcttcattaaaaaacatttattatatgattctttttttatatGCATGTGCAAATATTTGACAATTTGATTACAGTATAAATGCAATGCATTAAGAAATCAAAAAAATTGTACTATGTGATTTTATTACTAATCACTATTAATCATAACTATTTTCATAATttgaatattatgaaatattgacaaaaaataatttttactacTGAAAATATGTCAGTAATTGTATTTTGAAATAATAAGCAGAAATTCAATGCACTGATCTGCatcatcactttttttttacccctaaaTGTAATAGTTCAGTAGCCAGACTATAGTTCATCTCTGTGTTTTGCTGCCCTCTGTAGGCTGATGCTGAAGTGCTGGTTACTATCACAAAAGAGCTTTGCACAGAAGCAAAGTTTGATGAGCTTGATGAAGACGCTGTAAGAAATTTATCTCTGGTTGCCAGCGGTGACCTAGCACCTGTCAATGCCTTCATTGGAGGGCTGGCTGCTCAGGAGGTGGTGAAGGTGAGTTTGAtcatttaactctttccccgccattgacagGATTTTccggcaatccatgttttcactgtttacCCTACAGGAGGGttagaagaagcagaaacaagatATAAAACC contains the following coding sequences:
- the LOC125273614 gene encoding odorant receptor 131-2-like, whose protein sequence is MNSTVWIVDSYEEALAKNIVIVCLGFIINCINGMLVVTFFSNLMFSRDSRYILYIHLVINDMLMIFVSVTLYVLSYASPLVNVSWCCILMALGATTFMITPLNLAGMAIERFIAICKPLHHSQICTPQRTFIFICLLWVLGAMPSLVDIIILFSVQPISFFRSLILCYSFNLFPSKAHRDNTTASQVIYMSLVWIILIYTYCRVLFTARKAVLKGSANKAQSTILLHGIQLLLCMLSYITPFMYLTITPFFPHHRTKITFCIYLLTNIMPRLLSPLIYGVRDQKFVKQMKDYFTCRVIIVKIVPS